GCGTCCGACCAACCGTTGTTTTACCGCAACCACGTGCGCCGATAAGAAAAATGGGGAGCGTCATGAGCAGGTGTTCCCTCCGGGTCCTGCACAGTGCAGGACGGAAAATAAGACAGCGATAATATCACCAGACTAGTACGAAACTCATCGTAAAATTAACGTTACACTTTTATGTCTGCGTCAGTAAAAATCTCATGAGAAACCAAGTTAAATCTGGGTTTCCTCTGTAAAGATTCTATGGCAGCACGTGTCGCGGCAACCTTACTGAATGTAACACAGGCTGGCAAGCCCGCAAGGCGGCAAACAGTAACACATCATGCGGGGATGCGCAGAATTTACTCGCTCTGGCGGCGTTTGTCGGCCAGCAGCCATTTATCCAGTTCGGCGGCAAATTGCTGGCGATCCCGTTGTGACAGGCTGTCCGGGCCACCGGTTTGAATACCACTGCTGCGCAGGGTATCCATGAAATCGCGCATCGTCAGTTTTTCGCGAATGGTGGCCTCGCTATAGCGTTCACCGCGCGGGTTCAGTGCCGCCGCGCCTTTTGCCAGCACTTCCGCTGCCAGCGGAATGTCTGCCGTGATCACCAAATCACCGGCTTCGCACAGCCGGACAATTTCATTGTCGGCAACGTCAAAACCCGCAGGCACTCTGATGGAACGGATCACCCGCGACAGCGGCACGCGCAGGTTTTGGTTCGCCACCAGCGTTAACGGCGTCTGTGTGCGCTCGGCCGCGCGGAATAAAATCTCTTTGATTACGTTCGGACAGGCGTCCGCATCAACCCAAATCGCCATTGTTACTCCTTTCTGTTTGCGCCGCATTGTCGCTTTAATTTCCTGCCGGGGAAAGGAGAGATCCTTTCGCCCTCGCCGCCAATCCACGTTAAGCTATATCGCACAAACATTTACAAGCAGAGAGACGGATGTGATGGAGAAGAAAATCGGTTTTATCGGCTGCGGTAACATGGGAAAAGCGATTGTTGGCGGCTTGATTGCCAGCGGCCAGGTGCTGCCGGGGCAAATCTGGGTGTATACCCCGTCGCCGGATAAAGTGGCTGCCCTGCATGACCAGTTTGGCGTGAACGCCGCGCAAAGCGCGCAGGAAGTGGCGCAGATTGCCGATATCGTCTTTGGCGCAGTCAAACCGAACATTATGGTGAAAGTGCTTAACGATATCGCCTCCAGCTTGAACAAAGAGACGCTGGTGGTCTCCATCGCCGCCGGCGTTACGCTTGATCAGTTAGCTCGCGCACTCGGCCACGACCGCAAAATCGTCCGCGCCATGCCTAACACCCCGTCGCTGGTGAACGCGGGCATGACCTCTGTGACGCCTAACGCGCTGGTCACGCCGGAAGATACCGCCGATGTGCTGAATATCTTCCGCTGCTTTGGTGAAGCGGAAGTGATTGCCGAACCGATGATCCACCCGGTAGTTGGTGTCAGCGGCTCTGCACCGGCATATGTGTTTATGTTTATCGAAGCGATGGCCGATGCTGCTGTGCTGGGCGGGATGCCGCGCGCGCAGGCCTATAAATTTGCCGCACAGGCGGTGATGGGCTCGGCAAAAATGGTACTGGAAAGTGGCAAGCATCCGGGCGAGCTTAAAGATATGGTCTGTTCGCCTGGTGGCACCACCATTGAAGCGGTAAAAGTGCTGGAAGAGAAAGGTTTCCGCTCGGCGGTGATCGAAGCGATTGCCGCGTGTATGGCGAAGTCTGACAAAATGAGTAGCTAACGCAATGCGCCACGCGATGTCGCGTGGCGCGATTTCTCAGGCCAGCATTTCGCTGGCGGCATGCAAGCTAATCGGTTGCTGCATCTTCAGCAGTAGACCTGCCGTTTCACTGTACTCGCCGCAGCTCAGCACCGCTTTCAGTATGCCTGCTTCGCCATAGAGCACGGCAAAACGTTTATTATCAAACGATCCCAGCATTTTCATACTGTCCCACTCACGGGTATAACCGAGATATTCAAAGCGGTTACCGAAGTGAGTCGTCCAGAAAAAGGGGACGCGATCAAAAGTGTGCTGTTCACCCAGCATATTCAGTGCGGCGAGCCGCCCCTGCTGCTGCGCCACACGCCAGTGTTCAATACGCCGACGCCCTTCCGGGGCTGGGTAACTGGCGATATCACCGACCGCCCAGACATCCGGCGCGGCACTCAACGTTTCATCCACCGTCAGGCTGCCATCTTTTTCATGAGGCAGGTCGTGCGCCATGTCGGTCACCGGCTTGACGCCCGTGGCAAACACCACCACATGAGCTGGCACTGAACGACCATCTTTTAACGTGACGCTCTGCACATGGCCGTTCCCTTCCAGCGCAGCCGGTTCGCCGGTAACAAACTTCACGCCATTCTGTTTATGCAGATTCATAAAATGCCGCCCCACCTCTTCACCAAACTGCGGTACAAATGGCAGCGCATGGCGCGACAGCACCGTCACGTCGATATCCTGATTACGCAGCGCCGCCGCCAGCTCCATGGCGATAAAACTATTACCGATCACGACCAGTTGCTGTTCCTGTTCCACTTCATTTAGCAAACGCTCGGCCTGGTGGATACCACGCAGCACATGCACACCCGCCAGGTGGTTACCGGGAATATCCGGCCACACTGGCTGGCCACCGGTGGCCAGCAGTAGTTTGTCGAAGGTGATCTGCCGGCCGCCGGCAAGCGTAAGCAGGTGAGCCTGGCAATCAATATTCGCCACCTCTTCGCGCAAGCTTTCGACGCCGGGCTGGCTGTAAAAGGCACTGTCCAGCAGGTGGGGAACGTCGCTGATTTTCATTTTCCCCGCCGGAACGAATTTGCTCAGCGCGGTGCGATCGTAAGGCGCATCATCTTCTTTATCGATCAACACCAGGTGGCCGTTAAATCCGGCATCACGCAGTGTTATCGCCGCCGCGCTACCTGCCGCGCCAGTCCCAAGGATCACGGCGGTTTGCGGGTGCTCACCACGGATAAGCGAGTGGCTGGCAGGAGAAAGTGGGCGCGGGTTAACCAACACACGGTTTTGCTCAAGCATCACCGGATACTGCTTGAGGTTTTGCAGCGCCAGCGGTTCGCGCCATTTGCCATTGGTGATATCAAACGCGGCTTTATGCCATGGGCAGACCAGTTTGCCATCGCATACGGCCCCTTTCTCCAGCGGCCCGCCTGCGTGCGGGCATTTACTCTGAAAAGCACGGACTTTTGCTCCGGTGCGGATAAGGATCATTGAGGTGCCCGCGACATCCACTTTAACCGGTTGGCTTTCCGGCAAGGCATTCAGTTCAGTAACATATTGATAGTTCATCACTTTGCTCCCGTGTCAGTGTTGCGAAAACGGGCGTAACGCCAGACAGCGCACAACCACAAGGAAAAGGAAAAAGAAAACGAAGCTCACAAAGTAAGCCTGGCAGAGATTAACGGGCGGGCAAAAAGACGGGGAAAATTCCGAAAAGAGGGTGAGCAAACGCAATGCTCACCCGCTGCGTTATTGCGTTTTTTTCAGGCAACCGCTCATAAATTTACTGCGATCTTCGCCTTTCAGGGATTGTTGCGTCGCCTGGGCGTTACATTCACGCATGCGCTGCTGCTGCGGCGTCAGGCTTTTTTGTCCGGGCTCAGTTTTGGTGTTTTTCAGGCAGTCACTCATGTATTTCTTACGGGCGTCTCCCGCCAGGGTTTGCGCCGTCGCCTGTTGATTGCAGAGGGTCATACGTTGTTGTTGCGGAGTCAGCGTTTTTTCGGCGGCGCTCAGCGCCGTGACAAACAGCAGACCGAAAACGAGGGTAACCAGTAATGTTATTTTCATAGCACCATCCTTCTCTTAATGTGCCTTTTAAGGATGGTACTAATTGGTGAAAAAACCACCCGGCAGCAAAGATTTACCGCCGGGAGGCTGTTACTTCAGATTCAGCGCTGCTTTCATGGTGTAGAACAGATCGGTCTGATCCGTCAGCCCCACCACGTTGCCCGCATGCGGGCCGTAAGCCGCGATGCGAACCTGCGTTCCGGTATGTTCCATCGACTCCTCTTCCGAGTTGCCGTAAGTGATGGCCATTACCGCGCCGTCTTTGGTATTCAGTGCCTGGCTTAAGCCTGGCGCTTTGGTATCTGCCGGAATGATCTGGCTGGCATGGGCATGATCCGCCGTCACGATCACCAGCGTATTGCCATCTTTTTTGGCAAATTCCAGAGCTTTCTGCACGGCTTCGTCGAGATCGACCGTTTCGCCGATCTGACCGCACGGGTTCGCCGCGTGATCCTGTTTATCGATTGATGCGCCTTCTACCTGCAGGAAGAAGCCCTTCTCATTTTTGCTGAGCAAATCAATGGCTTTTTCCGTCATCGCAGCCAGTGTTGGTACGCTGTCGGTGCGTTTCGCGTTGGGCGTACAGGTCACGGCAGGTTTATCAATATTGCCGTGCAGTGAGGCTTTTGGCCCTTCCCAGCGCACCGGCATGTTGCCGTCGGAGAACAGCCCCAGCAGCGGTTTATCCTGGTTCGCTTCGGTGATCGCCGCAAGCGTAGAGGCATCACCAACCAGTTGGTAACCGCGCGCCTGCGCCTGTTCGCGCAGCGTTTTACCTTTCCACTCACCGGCGGTGGCGGTTTCGCTAAAGGTTTTCGCGCCACCGCCCAGCGTGACATCCGCGCGGGCGTTAAGCAGTTGTTCGGTAATCGAACCTTTACCGCCTTTTTCCAGCGCGTTGAGCGCACACTTCTCACTGGTCACCATCGGGCCATAGCAGCGGCGTGAGATAACGTGAGAAACCAGCGCGGCGGGCGTAGCATCTTGCAGTTCCGCAGTAGAAACGTTACCCGTTGCCAGACCGGCGGCTTTGGCCATCTCCAGAATGGTGGTGTGATCTTTATCGTGAATGTCGACGCCGAGTGCGCCGTTATAGGTTTTCACGCCAGTGCTCCAGGCCGTGGCAGACGCGGCGGAGTCGGTGACGTAATCCGGTTTACCGGTTTTTTTGTCCAGCGAATAGTGCGTGTACTGGCCGGTCAGCGGCAATGCGTCAATACCTTTAAAGAATCCACCAGCCCCTTCGGCATAATTTCGCGCGGCGGTAATTTCGGAATCTCCCATGCCATCGCCAATCAGCAAAATAATATTTTTGGCGGGCTTATCAATGAGGGAATCACGCAACGCAGCG
This genomic interval from Kosakonia sacchari SP1 contains the following:
- a CDS encoding YaiI/YqxD family protein; its protein translation is MAIWVDADACPNVIKEILFRAAERTQTPLTLVANQNLRVPLSRVIRSIRVPAGFDVADNEIVRLCEAGDLVITADIPLAAEVLAKGAAALNPRGERYSEATIREKLTMRDFMDTLRSSGIQTGGPDSLSQRDRQQFAAELDKWLLADKRRQSE
- the proC gene encoding pyrroline-5-carboxylate reductase produces the protein MEKKIGFIGCGNMGKAIVGGLIASGQVLPGQIWVYTPSPDKVAALHDQFGVNAAQSAQEVAQIADIVFGAVKPNIMVKVLNDIASSLNKETLVVSIAAGVTLDQLARALGHDRKIVRAMPNTPSLVNAGMTSVTPNALVTPEDTADVLNIFRCFGEAEVIAEPMIHPVVGVSGSAPAYVFMFIEAMADAAVLGGMPRAQAYKFAAQAVMGSAKMVLESGKHPGELKDMVCSPGGTTIEAVKVLEEKGFRSAVIEAIAACMAKSDKMSS
- a CDS encoding FAD-dependent oxidoreductase; the encoded protein is MNYQYVTELNALPESQPVKVDVAGTSMILIRTGAKVRAFQSKCPHAGGPLEKGAVCDGKLVCPWHKAAFDITNGKWREPLALQNLKQYPVMLEQNRVLVNPRPLSPASHSLIRGEHPQTAVILGTGAAGSAAAITLRDAGFNGHLVLIDKEDDAPYDRTALSKFVPAGKMKISDVPHLLDSAFYSQPGVESLREEVANIDCQAHLLTLAGGRQITFDKLLLATGGQPVWPDIPGNHLAGVHVLRGIHQAERLLNEVEQEQQLVVIGNSFIAMELAAALRNQDIDVTVLSRHALPFVPQFGEEVGRHFMNLHKQNGVKFVTGEPAALEGNGHVQSVTLKDGRSVPAHVVVFATGVKPVTDMAHDLPHEKDGSLTVDETLSAAPDVWAVGDIASYPAPEGRRRIEHWRVAQQQGRLAALNMLGEQHTFDRVPFFWTTHFGNRFEYLGYTREWDSMKMLGSFDNKRFAVLYGEAGILKAVLSCGEYSETAGLLLKMQQPISLHAASEMLA
- the psiF gene encoding phosphate starvation-inducible protein PsiF, which produces MKITLLVTLVFGLLFVTALSAAEKTLTPQQQRMTLCNQQATAQTLAGDARKKYMSDCLKNTKTEPGQKSLTPQQQRMRECNAQATQQSLKGEDRSKFMSGCLKKTQ
- the phoA gene encoding alkaline phosphatase, coding for MENIKVKQSALFLALLPLMFTPAIYAETTSAPVLDNRAAQGDISTPGGARRLSGDQTAALRDSLIDKPAKNIILLIGDGMGDSEITAARNYAEGAGGFFKGIDALPLTGQYTHYSLDKKTGKPDYVTDSAASATAWSTGVKTYNGALGVDIHDKDHTTILEMAKAAGLATGNVSTAELQDATPAALVSHVISRRCYGPMVTSEKCALNALEKGGKGSITEQLLNARADVTLGGGAKTFSETATAGEWKGKTLREQAQARGYQLVGDASTLAAITEANQDKPLLGLFSDGNMPVRWEGPKASLHGNIDKPAVTCTPNAKRTDSVPTLAAMTEKAIDLLSKNEKGFFLQVEGASIDKQDHAANPCGQIGETVDLDEAVQKALEFAKKDGNTLVIVTADHAHASQIIPADTKAPGLSQALNTKDGAVMAITYGNSEEESMEHTGTQVRIAAYGPHAGNVVGLTDQTDLFYTMKAALNLK